The genome window GGGTCGAGATGGTGGAGGTCAACCCTCCGCGGCTGCCGAGCATGACCCACCGCGACCTCCAGGGGCGCTGGCAGCGGGTGCTGATCACCGACAACCCCTTCAAGCAGGTCCGCGTTTCACCGTACGCATTCGCCGCCCGCATCACCCATGACCTGCCTGAGGTCACACCCACGGTCGTGTGCTCAACGCGCGACCGGAACATCCTCGCCATCGAGAGCGAGGTCAGGGGTGCCCTCGGCAACGGGGTCGATTCGTTCCTGGTGGTGCAGGGGGACATGCTCCCGGAGGTTGAGCATTGGAGCAACAGCTACGAGATCGTCGAGCATCTCCGGGCGCTTGAGGAATCGGTGCTGCCGACGGCATTCGAGGTCGGCATGAGCACGAGGTCCCGGCATTGGATGTTCCGCCGGCGCATCGAGGTGGGTGGCCAGTTCTTCACCACCGGACCGGTCATGGATCCGGCGTCCGTGCGACCGACCGCTGAGCGCCTCCAGCTGAAAGACGGGGACCCGCCTGTCTACCTTGAGCTTACGCCCCCCTTCTCGCCCAGCTGGGTCAAGCGGCTGGAGACGGTCGGCGCGATTCCCATCAGCGCCGAGCTACGGGATCAGCTGGACGCCACTCCCGAGCCCGAGCGGCGCGCACTGGGGTGGAGGGTCGCGAAGTCAATCGCGCAGGAGGCACGAGCGAGCGGATTCGCGGGGATCGTCATCATGGGCCTGCGTTTCGAGACCGCCGTCGGAGAGGCCTTCGAGGTCTGGCACGACGACAGAGTCGAGGCGCTCGATCCTGGCGAGGTGCGCCGGGAGGCATCCGTCGAGCGTTGACGGAGGTTCCGTGAGAAACCAGGAGCAGTGGGCGCCCAGCAAGTTCGTGTACGAGAAGGGGAGGCTCATCGCCTCCCGGGATCGGCGAGAGCTCAGCTCGGCCTCACAGCTGATCGGCGACCTCGTGGCGGGCTGCTATGACGAGGCATTGAAGCTCTACGCTCGGGGAGCGCTGATCGACCTGGGCTGCGGAAAGGTGCCGTTGTACGAGGCCTATCGCGACCTGGTGACGACCAACACCTGCGTCGACTGGGCCCGGTCGCTGCACGAGAATGCGTTCCTCGACCTTGAGTGCGATCTGATGGAGCCGTTGCCATTCGAATCTGAAAGCTTCGACACCATCATCCTGTCGGACGTGCTCGAGCATGTCCCCGGCCCGGCGCATCTCTGGAGCGAGATGTCGAGGATCCTGGCCCCGAATGGCCACATCCTTCTGAACGTCCCATTTCTCTACTGGCTTCACGAGGAGCCGCACGACTACTACCGGTATACGGAGTTCGCCCTGCGCCGCTTCGCCAGCGACGCCGGCCTGGAGGTGGTCGTCCTGAAGCCCATCGGAGGGACACCTGAGCTGTTGGCCGATCTCGCGGCCAAGCACCTCGTACGCATGCCAATCATCGGACGTCTGG of Chloroflexota bacterium contains these proteins:
- a CDS encoding methyltransferase domain-containing protein; this translates as MRNQEQWAPSKFVYEKGRLIASRDRRELSSASQLIGDLVAGCYDEALKLYARGALIDLGCGKVPLYEAYRDLVTTNTCVDWARSLHENAFLDLECDLMEPLPFESESFDTIILSDVLEHVPGPAHLWSEMSRILAPNGHILLNVPFLYWLHEEPHDYYRYTEFALRRFASDAGLEVVVLKPIGGTPELLADLAAKHLVRMPIIGRLVAGAIQGGTLAFVRTRFGRRASRRSSAKFPLGYFLVAAKPSSATPAPLAG